atttttttcaaatgttttaaatcattgtttcaaaattcggaaaaattttgaaaattgagttttcaaaaagagatgataaaattttaccaaattttaggAACTTTTCTTGATATtatcaaataggtaaaaaatgatcaaaaaattgactcacgtagattttttccaaatgttttaaattattgtttcaaaatttggcagaattttgaaaattgagctttcaagaAAAGAtcccaaaaatttaccaaattttggctacttttttttgattttttttaattggtaaaaatgatcaaaaaattgactcacgtagattttttccaaatgttttaaattattgttccaaaattcggaaaaaatttagaaattgagttttcaaaaaaaaaattacaaaaatttaccaaattttggctattttttttgattttttgaaatcggtaaaagtgagcaaaaaattggcacccaGAATCTCAAACAGGTGCTATTGGGTTTGAGCTTCTGTTTCTCTCCTCCAGAGAGACCTTCGGAGCTAAAATTTCTGCCGAGTGaccttcaattcaaaatgaagttctccgctgaatttggtgaaaactctcctgaaaatttttctcgcgATGCGCCCCAATTTTCTTAACGAAGGAAACGACATAACAAAGAGGGGATCATGTGGCGGATTATCTCGTATTTTTGTACGAATTTTGAGgcgaaaataaaacatttttggaggataggtaaattttttttcattttttttacaatttttcttaaaCTGGCAAAGAATATtagaaaatgaagaatattcTGCCTTAAAATCGAATAACCCTATTTAGGTGGTGGAAGCGCAAATTGAGACTTTGAAATAACAGCCACCCTATTGCGAATCGATTTATTTCAGATTAAACAAAAACCTTCATCGTGATCGCACATTTTTCAAGcgaggattttaaaatttctggcaTCGAGCGGGACAAGAGGTAAAAATGGTCTTTGGTAATCTCGCTGTTTTTCGGCTTCATAAATCTAGCCAGATGTTCATTAATCATCTGGCTGGATTTGTCGCTAacaaaaaagttcgaaaaacaGTAACATTTCGCTCGAAAACATTCGCAGTACGAACaatgttaattaaaattatacctacgagtatttagtAAATcctcgctattttttttttgaaaaaacgagcgGATTACATTTTTGGGCaaatgtacgaaaaaattatttaatagaagaaaaattttgaaaaaaaaacgagtttcgatgcataattttaacaaatttcacGCGCTCGAGTCACGTCTTATTTAACACCACTGGCTGCCCTCCAATAACGACGTACgtatattgtttttattttgctgCGAGATGATTGGGGCGTGGTGGAAAGGAGATTGCGGaggtgaaaaattacgaaaaaaaaaaaaaattacttactcgtaaCAGACTCGAGTAAATTTTCCGgctaatgaaaaaatgttgacgcGTTTACAGAGTCGAGGTCATATTTCACGATTGTCTGCTTACCTGAAGAAGAATGGGCCGCCGCTGTACGGTCAGAATGGCGTTTACGAGGAAGCCACGTCTAGCGATTACACATCGGAAGCTTCGTCCAGCTGCGACAGGAAATCGAACAATAATAATTTGCAAATACGTTCGGGTTGCGATAAATGCGGTCTGTCTTCGACCAACAGCAACAGCAATAGCACATTGGCGACGAGCAGAAGCAGATCGTCGGCTGTGACCGAGTATTCGTCGTATTCGTCTTCGTATCCGTCCTCGTGTAGTTCTTATATGCCATTTTTTTTAGACGAAAGTTGCAGCTCGTCCGTTTGCTGCGATTGCAGTAGCGGCGGCGCTAATTCGACGCTTAGTTCTTTCAGCAGCTTGAGAACGACCGCTGCTGCCTCCGTTAAAGATCGTACTACGAGTAGAAAAGAAGAAGACTGCGAAAAAGCTAGATTTTTCTCCAACGACAGCTCGAGCGATTCCGATAACGAAACGTGTAGCTCGGAGATGGGATGGAGTTTTGGTAGCTTTTGTCAAGACGATAAGTTGAGCAGCGGTTTGAGTAGAGCGACGACTGAGGAAAGCGTTCGAAAAAGTAACACGATCAAGAAAGGTGTTAACGAATCGATTGGCAAGGCTGTGAATGTGAAACCCTTCGTGTCGAGTTCGAATAGAAAATTAGTTACGGAAAAATTTGGCGATATTGTGAGCACGTTGAGGAAACCAGGACATCATGTCGGACCGTCCAAAAATTCCGATTGCTTGTGCGATAATTGTAGATTtttcttctgcaaaaaataaactcgcGTGTTTCGTTACATTACATAATTAATGATATTTTGACGACGACAATTGTGATATTTTGTAatacatttacatatttttctttttacgagGATTACACGTTTCAAATAATACAACGTTTCgtctttttatttaatttttgaaatgaaaaatgtgtcTGCAATCGGCGAAATATAttccactgattttttttttcatccttatatatgtatatgtattatCGTAACTGTACTTGTGATTTTTAACAATTCGTCTCATCTTAGGCTCAAGCAAGTTTATCCGAATCTAGCCGCAAGTTGGAtctcatcaaaaaatcactagaaCTTCGCCGGCAAGAATTACCATCAAATTCCATCACAGCTGCCGAACTCAAAGAAGAGCTGCAGATAGTCCAATCGGCTAGTCCGGTCCCGGTAGCTTATACGAGTTTGCAGCCTTTCAGACCATCCAATAATGGCAGACTCTGCGCTAATTCTTCAGTGTCTAGATGTGCTACAGTTACTGGAAAATTAGAAGTTAGGTGAGAATTAGTGCCGAATGTGGCTTTGTACGATGGAAATATCCAACTGTAGCGTTATGAGCATATTGACGGAGagaattgtatattttttattttgcaggTTAATGGGATGTCAAGACTTATTAGAAGAGGTTCCTGGAAGatcgagaaaagaaaaagaaatcatgTCGACTCCTAACGATCTCAAATCCTTCGTGAAAGGTGTTACTGGTAGAAGTTCGTGTAAATCTTACAGCGTCAAAGATGAAATCAGTAGTGAGTTGATCGATATTTACGAATAATTTACATAACGTATTGCGTTTTTGTGAAGTGGAGGTTTTTTTCTAATTGCAATGcattttgtacgtttttttttagatgaaattaTGGCTGTTTTAAAATTGGACAATCAGACTGTTGCGCAGACTAGTTGGAAACCATGTTCTCAACAAGCCTGGGATCAAAGGTACCTTTCAATTTAGTTACTCGTGTACTTGTACTTGTTCATTTATTCGAGCTTCTGAAGTAATGTCCTAAACCTCCtcctttttcgtacttttttttttttaattttgtgagCTAGGTAGAAGTAATCTGAGGAATCGTATTTATTTGCAACTAGGAAATTATCTCCACTGACCAAATACTTTTGATCGACTCATATAGCAAGCAAAAATATGtatatcaccagtcaaaattttgggtattgaagtgcattttttcgatttcgttcgaGCGGAAACACATTCCTTTGCTTTCTTTCCTCTGTTGTCAGTTATATTTTTAAAGAACAGAAatgcttttatttatttttatttttttgaaaaaacgtttgaaaagtttttgtaGACATTTAAAAGATGTACTCTGTTAtaagttatttttgaagaactggaatacattttttttttttttgtgaaaaaacttctaaaaagtagaaacttttttttttgatattctaaactgaaaattttcctaaaatattATACCTCACTTTGCTTTCtaacacaatttttaataattattagagtaatttgcatttttttttttttttttaaatgatcactttaaaaaagtacctaagacgataattttattaaaaacacgctaaacaagttgaaaaaattgaaaaacgaaaaactgaTACCTATTATGAAAATATTGTCAACTCCGTCTCCGTCTCCATCTCCCCCTCCTccgaaaaaatattggaaaaccCCATAATATGCactaaagaaatgaaaaatttatatgtaaaattttgtcctccccccgcccccccccccgcgaaaaaaatcgtgaagtGTTTGCATAGTGTCTttccaatgaaaaattaaaatggtgAAAGTATTTTTGACACCTTCCTCCCAAATCTTGGAATGTCTGAATGCATAttgacaccccctcccccccaacgAAAAAGTCCTGCTGGAATTCTgctttttcgttttgaaattttgttaagacACCGTGatcttgctttttttcgaatttgtcgGAAAAAATTCTCCCTTTTTGCTAACGTAGAGCCCAATCCAAAAagttctgacttttttttgaaaatcgtcaaaTAAGTCCGGTTTATCGAAATataaaaaagtgtgtttttttttggtcaaaattgtccaaaaattccatttttgccaaaattgttaataaATCCTAATTTTTGACATAATTGCTGAGAAATTACCTACTGCACTTTTTTgcataaactttcaaaaaatataaattcttgCCTTGACTTTGTAAaaaggtttgatttttttggccaaaattaccGATAAAGACCCTTTAAATTTCCAGAAGGTTccacttttttcc
This region of Planococcus citri chromosome 5, ihPlaCitr1.1, whole genome shotgun sequence genomic DNA includes:
- the LOC135848162 gene encoding uncharacterized protein LOC135848162, coding for MDQRNNVDRDLIIKARFRFTNDHDDREDDSRTTYWNELMSSDDAKTPCYAFRRGNILFTTIPPARQPPPIQKSCTSTCKINLAVADRSDKRHGSDFCEVCCGIRSPSFSRRAHSFTTHFCTRVPAKKNINSANSSSDQRSKSTDSSISSCSESGVNRNFGNLLSSRGHISRLSAYLKKNGPPLYGQNGVYEEATSSDYTSEASSSCDRKSNNNNLQIRSGCDKCGLSSTNSNSNSTLATSRSRSSAVTEYSSYSSSYPSSCSSYMPFFLDESCSSSVCCDCSSGGANSTLSSFSSLRTTAAASVKDRTTSRKEEDCEKARFFSNDSSSDSDNETCSSEMGWSFGSFCQDDKLSSGLSRATTEESVRKSNTIKKGVNESIGKAVNVKPFVSSSNRKLVTEKFGDIVSTLRKPGHHVGPSKNSDCLCDNCRFFFCKK